In the genome of Altererythrobacter sp. TH136, one region contains:
- a CDS encoding phosphatase PAP2 family protein: MSNPDTVHPQEHPIPAQAIRLPQRGFTINRRKALLAAGILWLGFAVMVWLVLAGRTGAFDEMGLLAARREGNLDFAGSHLMLEIVRDTTALGGVFLRNLFAVGAVVALLFLGLRREAVLFAMTVTGGWIANTALKGIVGRDRPQIVPHLMEAGGESFPSGHSFNAAVVYIAMALAFASMSSRHSVRYTIVGSAMVLSAMIAWSRVMLGVHFPSDVTAGWLGGAGWAFLAAALLYKPAKAAADRQVAGTLDPATAAHSGHSAAQR; this comes from the coding sequence ATGTCCAATCCCGACACCGTGCACCCGCAAGAGCATCCGATCCCGGCCCAGGCGATCCGACTGCCGCAGCGAGGGTTCACGATCAATCGCCGTAAGGCGCTGCTGGCCGCCGGCATTCTGTGGCTCGGCTTCGCGGTCATGGTCTGGCTGGTGCTGGCCGGCCGGACGGGGGCGTTCGACGAGATGGGTCTGCTGGCGGCGCGGCGCGAAGGCAACCTGGACTTTGCCGGATCGCACCTGATGCTGGAGATCGTCCGCGACACGACCGCGCTGGGCGGGGTCTTTCTGCGCAACCTGTTCGCCGTCGGAGCGGTGGTGGCGCTGCTGTTTCTCGGCCTGCGGCGCGAGGCGGTGCTGTTCGCCATGACGGTGACCGGCGGATGGATCGCCAACACGGCGCTGAAAGGCATCGTCGGCCGCGATCGGCCCCAGATCGTGCCTCACCTGATGGAAGCCGGCGGCGAAAGCTTTCCGAGCGGACACAGCTTCAACGCGGCAGTCGTATACATTGCGATGGCGCTGGCTTTCGCATCGATGAGTTCGCGGCACTCGGTACGCTATACGATCGTCGGCAGCGCGATGGTGCTCTCCGCGATGATCGCGTGGAGCCGGGTCATGCTCGGCGTCCACTTCCCGAGCGACGTCACCGCGGGCTGGCTTGGCGGCGCCGGCTGGGCCTTTCTGGCTGCGGCGCTGCTGTACAAGCCGGCCAAGGCCGCAGCGGACAGGCAGGTGGCCGGAACGCTCGATCCGGCTACAGCGGCTCACAGCGGACATTCGGCAGCGCAACGGTGA
- a CDS encoding metal-dependent hydrolase yields the protein MDNLTHSLVGALIGQAGLKRKTGLAMPALIIGANIPDIDAACFLWLDGVQHLAFRRGITHGPIAWVLLPLLLAGALWWWDRWQAKRGRRPEKRLPVHFGWLYALSLLATLTHPALDWLNVYGIRLLEPFSSRWFYGDVLFIIDVWLWALMGGAMWFSLRRERRGGEWMRPARIAIAVGLAYIAVNAAITAYDRAKYGDQLVAGAEYISSPLPFAFWQREQIVGRDRDVWFTFDGALLESEPAERHELVVPSLQCAWPDTAGLRQTDSDLDAFLFWSRTPFAERAPDGSVLIRDARYYDPHARDRFTVALPNVRCEPL from the coding sequence ATGGATAACCTCACGCACAGCCTGGTCGGCGCGCTGATCGGGCAGGCGGGGCTCAAGCGGAAGACCGGGCTGGCGATGCCGGCGCTGATCATCGGCGCCAACATTCCCGACATCGACGCCGCCTGCTTCCTGTGGCTCGACGGGGTGCAGCACCTCGCCTTCCGCCGCGGGATCACTCACGGCCCGATCGCCTGGGTGCTGTTGCCTCTGCTGCTGGCGGGAGCGCTGTGGTGGTGGGACCGCTGGCAGGCGAAGCGGGGCAGGCGGCCGGAGAAGCGGCTGCCGGTGCACTTCGGCTGGCTCTATGCCCTCAGCCTGCTCGCCACGCTGACGCACCCCGCGCTCGACTGGCTCAACGTCTACGGTATCCGCCTGCTCGAACCGTTCTCCAGCCGGTGGTTTTATGGCGACGTGCTGTTCATCATCGACGTGTGGCTGTGGGCGCTGATGGGCGGTGCGATGTGGTTTTCGCTGCGGCGGGAGCGGCGGGGCGGGGAGTGGATGCGCCCGGCGCGGATCGCGATTGCAGTGGGGTTGGCTTACATCGCTGTTAACGCAGCCATTACAGCGTACGACCGCGCCAAGTATGGCGATCAACTTGTGGCAGGTGCGGAGTACATATCAAGCCCGCTGCCGTTTGCTTTTTGGCAGCGAGAACAGATTGTTGGCCGTGACCGGGATGTTTGGTTCACATTCGATGGGGCTCTGCTCGAGAGTGAGCCAGCCGAGCGTCACGAACTTGTAGTTCCTTCGCTTCAATGTGCATGGCCTGACACCGCGGGACTAAGGCAGACAGACAGTGACCTCGACGCCTTCCTCTTCTGGTCGCGGACACCCTTCGCCGAACGCGCCCCCGACGGCTCGGTGCTCATCCGCGACGCGCGCTACTACGACCCGCACGCCCGTGACCGGTTCACCGTTGCGCTGCCGAATGTCCGCTGTGAGCCGCTGTAG
- a CDS encoding 2-oxoacid:ferredoxin oxidoreductase subunit beta — MNDMTPFQTTLKDWETDQEVRWCPGCGDYAILKAVQRTLPQIGANPATTVFISGIGCSSRFPYYMESYGFHTIHGRAPAVATGVKLANPELDIWLVTGDGDGLSIGGNHLMHVLRRNVNMQIMLFNNEIYGLTKGQSSPTSREGTKSPSTPLGSYDHPARPAAFALGSGARFVGRGFDVSKNLPEVLKAAHAHQGAAFIEIFQNCVVYNKDVFDDFAQPKGAEDRQLWLQDGEPMLFGSDKSPGGMQGIALDRDRLRLMVVPVVDGDWQSAGVLVHDVTNRSIAHMLVEMPFGPFPMALGVLYDDPMPTFEAAVALEREQASAGKDANLAKLLGKGQSWTVEGNGPEPFDSRPPGQGAPDAADPR, encoded by the coding sequence ATGAACGACATGACCCCGTTCCAGACCACGCTGAAGGACTGGGAGACCGATCAGGAAGTTCGCTGGTGCCCCGGCTGCGGCGACTATGCGATCCTGAAGGCGGTGCAGCGCACCCTGCCGCAGATCGGCGCCAATCCCGCGACCACCGTGTTCATCAGCGGCATCGGCTGCTCCAGCCGGTTCCCGTACTACATGGAAAGCTATGGCTTCCACACCATCCACGGGCGCGCGCCCGCGGTGGCGACGGGGGTGAAGCTTGCGAATCCAGAACTCGACATCTGGCTGGTGACCGGCGACGGCGACGGCCTCAGCATCGGCGGCAATCACCTGATGCACGTGCTGCGGCGCAACGTGAACATGCAGATCATGCTGTTCAACAACGAGATCTACGGCCTCACCAAGGGGCAGTCCTCACCCACCAGCCGCGAGGGGACCAAGAGCCCTTCGACCCCGCTCGGCAGCTACGATCACCCCGCACGTCCCGCTGCGTTCGCGCTGGGATCGGGCGCGCGGTTCGTCGGACGCGGATTCGACGTGTCGAAGAACCTGCCGGAGGTACTCAAGGCCGCACACGCGCACCAGGGCGCCGCGTTCATCGAGATTTTCCAGAATTGCGTCGTCTATAACAAGGACGTGTTCGACGACTTCGCCCAGCCAAAAGGCGCGGAGGACCGCCAGCTCTGGCTGCAGGACGGGGAGCCGATGCTGTTCGGTTCGGACAAGTCGCCGGGCGGCATGCAAGGCATCGCGCTCGACCGCGATCGGTTGCGGCTGATGGTGGTGCCGGTCGTCGATGGCGACTGGCAGTCGGCCGGCGTGCTCGTTCACGATGTCACCAACCGTTCGATCGCCCACATGCTGGTCGAAATGCCGTTCGGCCCGTTCCCGATGGCGCTGGGCGTGCTCTACGACGATCCTATGCCGACCTTCGAAGCGGCTGTGGCCTTGGAACGGGAGCAGGCGAGCGCGGGCAAGGACGCCAACCTCGCCAAGCTGCTCGGCAAGGGCCAGAGCTGGACGGTCGAGGGCAACGGACCCGAACCGTTCGACAGCCGCCCGCCGGGGCAGGGCGCGCCGGACGCGGCTGATCCGCGCTGA